From Bacillota bacterium:
GGCCGTCAAGGATCCCTACACCCGCTACATGGACCCTCAGGCCTACCAGCAGTTCCAGATCGAGACCACCGGTCACTACGCCGGCATCGGCATTTACATCGGCATCAAAAACAACCGCCTCACGGTGGTAGCGCCCATCCCCGGGACCCCTGCCGCCCGGGCGGGACTGCGGGCCGGCGACTGGATCGTCGAGGTCGAGGGGCGCCCGACGGCCGACATGTCGCAGGACGAGGCCACCAGCATGATACGGGGCCCCAAGGGCACGTCGGTTCAACTGACCATCGAGCGGGCGGGGGAACGGTTCAAGGTCACCATCGTCCGCGAGGAGATCGAGGTCCCTGCCGTCTCGTCGGTTCAGATGCTGCAGTCGGGCATCGGGTACATCCGGCTCATCCAGTTTTCTGAAAAGACAGGCAAGGAGATGGAGGACGCCCTCAACCGCCTCGAACGCCAGGGCTACCGCGCTCTCATCCTGGACCTGCGCAACAACCCCGGCGGCCTGCTGACCGCGGCGGTCGACGTCGCCAACCTGTTCCTGCGGGACGGGCCCATCGTGTACATCGTGGGGCGAAGCGGCGAGCGGCGCAGCATCGACGCAAGCCCGTTCCGCACGTACCGGAGGGTGCCCATGGTGGTGTTGGTCAACAAGGGTTCGGCCAGCGCCTCGGAGATCGTGGCCGGCGCCCTGCGGGACCGGGGGGTGGCCACGCTGGTCGGGACGACCACGTTTGGCAAAGGCCTCGTGCAGACCATGATCCCGCTTCGGCGGGGTGACGCGGTCGTGGTCACCACGCAGAAGTACCAGACGGCCGGCGGACACTTCATCGGCAATGAGGGCATCCACCCCGACGTGACGGTGGAGGTGCCGGATAAAGAGGCCGAACAGCTCCCTCTGGTCGAGGACCAGGTCGACCCCAACGACGTGCAGCTTAAAAAGGCGATGGACATTCTTATCCGCCAGCTCTCGCAGACAAACGAGCCGGCAAGGGCGGGCTAAGAGGATGCCCGTATCCGACCTGCTGCGCCTCATCGGAACGACCCTCGCCCAGATGCTGCAGTCGCCCACGACGTTGCTTCTGCTCTCCATCGTGGTCTGGTTCGTCTACATGCAGGCTGCCAGGGCCGCCGCGATGGAACAGTACATGTTTGGAGTGGTGCGCACCTCGACGGGCCGGCAGACGTTGAACGCGCTGGGCATGGGAGCGCTCGGCGGGGCGCTGGCCACGGCGCTTTTCGTGGGGCTTGGCATCGCTTTTGACGCAAACTTTCTGATGATGTGGCCGGTGCTTTTCTTGGTCGCGCTGCTCCTGGCCATGGTCCAGCCTCGCTTTCTGTGTTTTGCGTACGCCGGCGGGCTCGTGTCGCTGGCGGCGATCGTCTTCCGCATTCCGGGCGTGGACGTCCCGGCGGTGATGGCGCTGGTGGCGACGCTGCACCTGGTGGAGGCGGCGCTCGTCTGGCTGACGGGCGCCCTGAACCCGACGCCCCTTTACATCAAGCAGCCGGATGGCCGGGTGGTGGGCGGGTTCGCCCTGCAGAAGGTCTGGCCGCTCCCCTTCATCGCCGTGGTGGGGCTGGCTGTGGCCGAGGAGATGCTGGTGGGCGGCACCGGCGTCGCGATGCCCGACTGGTGGCCGCTGTTCGATCCGTCGCTTCAAGTGCCGCCGGGCTATCAGATGGTCTTCCAGCTTCTGCCTGTCGTGGCCGGCCTCGGGTACGGGGACTTCACCGTGACGCGCGACCCGCGGGTAAAGGCGCGGGATTCGGCAGGCGGGCTGGTGGTGTTCAGCGCCGTGCTCATGCTGCTGGCGCTCGGGGCGCGCCGCTATCCCCTGCTGGCCTGGGTGGCCGCCATCTTTTCGCCGGTGGGACACGACCTGCTGATTCAGTGGGGCCGGTGGCGGGAGCAGGGCGAACCCGTCTTCGTGAGCCGGGACGGGGTCATGGTGCTGGACGTGCTGCCCGATTCCCCCGCCGAACGCATGGGCCTGCGAACGGGCGACGTGATCCTGTCGTTCAACGACCAGCCGGTGCCGGACCGGCAGGCGCTGCAGGCGGCCATGGAGCCCTGGGCTTACGATATCGAACTCGAAGTGGAAAGCCGCCTGCCGGCCGGGGCGGCGCGCCAGCGGCGGCGGCTTCGCTACCCTGGGAGGGTACCGCCGCTCGGGATCGTGCCCGCGCCTGAAGCCGACGAGCCCCGCTACGTCACCCTGCAGTTCACGAGTCCGCTGCAGCGAATCTGGCGCAGCCTCCGGCGGCGGGGGGCGCACCGCACCATCGCATGAACGGCCACCCGGTGCGGCCCGAAGCCGAGCACGAGCCGGTCTCTGGCCGTCCCGCCCGCCCCGTGCGCGCCAGGGCGGTGCCGGAGTGGCTCCCGGGAGCGCTGGGGCTCCTGGTCTTCGTGGCGGTGGTGGGCGGGAGCGTCCAGGTGCTCTACCGCTGGCAACTGGAAGCCTACCCGGCCTGGGCCACCCGGATGCAGGAGAACGGCGGGCCGCCCGTCCCGCTTGAGGAAAGCTCCCGAGCCGGGTCGCAGCTCCCGTCGCCGGCGCGGATGGGGAGCGACCTTGGCCAGATCGCCCCAGGGCGGCCCGGCGTTGCCCGGCTGGCCATCGTCATCGACGACTGGGGATACAACTGGCAGGCCGCGCAGAGGTTCTTCTCGCTGGACGCGCCGCTAACGGTGGCGGTCATCCCGTTCTTGCCCTAC
This genomic window contains:
- a CDS encoding PDZ domain-containing protein, encoding MPVSDLLRLIGTTLAQMLQSPTTLLLLSIVVWFVYMQAARAAAMEQYMFGVVRTSTGRQTLNALGMGALGGALATALFVGLGIAFDANFLMMWPVLFLVALLLAMVQPRFLCFAYAGGLVSLAAIVFRIPGVDVPAVMALVATLHLVEAALVWLTGALNPTPLYIKQPDGRVVGGFALQKVWPLPFIAVVGLAVAEEMLVGGTGVAMPDWWPLFDPSLQVPPGYQMVFQLLPVVAGLGYGDFTVTRDPRVKARDSAGGLVVFSAVLMLLALGARRYPLLAWVAAIFSPVGHDLLIQWGRWREQGEPVFVSRDGVMVLDVLPDSPAERMGLRTGDVILSFNDQPVPDRQALQAAMEPWAYDIELEVESRLPAGAARQRRRLRYPGRVPPLGIVPAPEADEPRYVTLQFTSPLQRIWRSLRRRGAHRTIA
- a CDS encoding S41 family peptidase, encoding MKNRLGRAWPALAVLAVLAALALAGSALLSSGAPTDDAKGPGEDLTTVLEVVGVIKTHYLEPVSTVELLSAYIRTGSINGMLKEAVKDPYTRYMDPQAYQQFQIETTGHYAGIGIYIGIKNNRLTVVAPIPGTPAARAGLRAGDWIVEVEGRPTADMSQDEATSMIRGPKGTSVQLTIERAGERFKVTIVREEIEVPAVSSVQMLQSGIGYIRLIQFSEKTGKEMEDALNRLERQGYRALILDLRNNPGGLLTAAVDVANLFLRDGPIVYIVGRSGERRSIDASPFRTYRRVPMVVLVNKGSASASEIVAGALRDRGVATLVGTTTFGKGLVQTMIPLRRGDAVVVTTQKYQTAGGHFIGNEGIHPDVTVEVPDKEAEQLPLVEDQVDPNDVQLKKAMDILIRQLSQTNEPARAG